The DNA window CTAACCTATATGATCCTTATATTGAGAAGGCTGGGTACGAACTTATCAAGCCAACTCCTGAGATTGCCGATATGACAGAAGACCTGATTTACCATGATATCAAAGAGGCTGGTCATTCCGATGGCAAGAAGTATCATGAGCTAGTACGGAAAATGATTGAAGAACAAGGAGCAGATGTAGTAGTTTTGGGTTGTACTGAATTATCTTTTGCAGAAGAGATGGATCCTGAAACTAAGTACCCTGTTGCCGATTCACAATCAATTATTGTTGATCGCTCCCTTGAACGAGCATTGAAATTACGACAAAATAATAAAAATTAAAAATTAGAGACCGGAGAAAGGTAATAATTCCAACGGTCTCTAATTTTTATTAATTTTTTGCCGATATTTTAAGAAATGGCTCTACAATTTTAAGTACTGATGAATTTAACATCAGGGCTTTATTTGTTTAAAATTTAAAATAAAAAAGCGAAAGATGGTTGGACCCCGTCTTCGCTAAGAAAGGACCGTCTTTCATGAACAATTCTATCAAAACTATCTTAGGAATTAAAGATCCTTACCTCAAACTAGATGAAAAGAATTTTGATAACCCAATTGAAGATCAACCTAATCAAATCATTGTCCATCTTATTCAAACTTACCCCATGCATTGCCCAAAATGTGGACACTTAATGTGTAAAAATGGCTATAGAACAGTTAATTGCTTGGGACCAGAGCTTCACTTTAAGCCAACAATCTGGTCGATTAAAAAGCAAAAATATATCTGTAAAGCTTCTTCTTCTTGCCCTGAAGTAGTTACTAAATTAGCAGCCGTTGAAGATATTCATTATCGTAATCATATCTCTTTAGCGATAAAACAACGGGCAATGATGCTTCTAACAAAAAACGAATCACAAAGTGATTTAGCCAAAGAATTAAATGTCTCTGACTGGACAATTAGACGAGTCATTACAAATCTTGATCAGTTTTTTAAGCCTAACTATCATTGGTTACCTCGCCATATTGCCTTTGATGATTTCAAGTCTGGTCGCTTTGCCCCCAGCGGAATGAGTATGATTCTAATGAATATTGAAAATAAGCGGACGCTTGATATTATCTTGTCACGTAAAAATAGCTATCTGCGAAAATACTTTCTTCGATATGACCGTTCAGCACGCTTAGCAGTTCAAACAGTAACGGTTGACTTGTACACTCCTTACCGCCATTTGATTCATGAGCTTTTCCCCCACGCTTTAATTATCGCTGATCATTTTCATATTGTTGCTCAAGCATATCGTGCATTTAACAAAATTAGGATCCAAGTAATGAATCGTGCCGGTGCTGGCACTCATAAATGGCGTGCACTTAAGCACTTTTGGAAATTACTCCTAACGCCTGCTAATGAGCTTAAATATGATAATTATTGGTCAAGGCGTAACTTTAGTTACGCTCAATTAACCGATGTGGAAGTCATTCATCGTCTTCTAAGCTTTGATAATGAACTAAAAAGGGCTTATGAATACTATCAAAACTTAATTCTGGTGATTGCTCATCGTAGCAAGAAAGAATTAAAAAACTTACTCGCGATTAAATGGACGCAGCTTCCCCAAGCACTGCAAAAA is part of the Limosilactobacillus reuteri genome and encodes:
- a CDS encoding ISL3 family transposase, which codes for MNNSIKTILGIKDPYLKLDEKNFDNPIEDQPNQIIVHLIQTYPMHCPKCGHLMCKNGYRTVNCLGPELHFKPTIWSIKKQKYICKASSSCPEVVTKLAAVEDIHYRNHISLAIKQRAMMLLTKNESQSDLAKELNVSDWTIRRVITNLDQFFKPNYHWLPRHIAFDDFKSGRFAPSGMSMILMNIENKRTLDIILSRKNSYLRKYFLRYDRSARLAVQTVTVDLYTPYRHLIHELFPHALIIADHFHIVAQAYRAFNKIRIQVMNRAGAGTHKWRALKHFWKLLLTPANELKYDNYWSRRNFSYAQLTDVEVIHRLLSFDNELKRAYEYYQNLILVIAHRSKKELKNLLAIKWTQLPQALQKVQHTLRSYKQEIYNSFKYDTYTNGPVEGTNNKIKVIKRTAYGFRNFFNFRIRILLALPNTYIAINWRNKQTAHAKVQAQAA